From a single Collimonas pratensis genomic region:
- a CDS encoding rhodanese-like domain-containing protein translates to MQHLTASELAAWIADPQRPTPLLLDVREPWEYETCHIAAAQLMPMQTVPAHLNDLEEEQAIVCICHHGARSMQVAAFLERHGFSAVSNLTGGVHAWAQQVDPAMPTY, encoded by the coding sequence ATGCAACATCTCACCGCCTCAGAACTGGCCGCCTGGATTGCCGATCCGCAGCGGCCGACGCCGTTGCTGCTGGATGTGCGGGAACCGTGGGAATACGAGACCTGCCACATCGCGGCAGCGCAGCTGATGCCGATGCAGACGGTGCCGGCGCACTTGAACGACCTGGAAGAAGAACAGGCGATCGTCTGCATCTGCCACCATGGTGCGCGCAGCATGCAGGTCGCCGCTTTCCTCGAACGCCACGGATTTTCCGCGGTGAGCAACCTGACCGGCGGCGTCCATGCCTGGGCGCAGCAGGTTGATCCGGCCATGCCGACCTACTAA
- a CDS encoding efflux RND transporter permease subunit: protein MGKFFIDRPVFAWVLAVFILLGGALAITQLPVAQYPSIAPPTIVVSAAYPGATAQTIDDSVTSLIEQEMNGADGLQYIESQSQADGSVSITVTFSPETNADLAAVDVQNRLKRVEARLPAVVTQNGVQVTKSRSNFLMFIGLSSSDGKLDPIALGDYLSRNVLNEIKRVPGVGQAQLFGTERAMRIWIDPAKLVGLSLTPADVTAAITAQNALVAGGTLGDLPSPGSQQISATVVATGQLNTVEQFGKIQLRANSDGSIVRLRDVARIEIGGQSYATAGRLDGKPTSFVGVQLSPTANALGTATAVKAKMKELSKYFPAGVTYEIPYDTSKFVKISIEEVVKTLVEAIILVFLVMYLFLQNIRYTLIPTVVVPVALMGTFATLLLFGFSINVLTMFGMVLAIGILIDDAIVVVENVERIMSEEGLSPRDATRKAMGQITGALIGITLVLIAVFIPMAFFSGAVGAIYRQFSLSMVASMVFSVLMAFTLTPALCATILKPVEKGHHHEKTGFFGWFNRKFNATTNSYQGFVAKMLGKTGRYLLVYGAILICVGLLYTRLPASFLPSEDQGYIVTNVQLPAGASSNRTLEVIKQIEAYYGKLPAVANVVAITGFSFSGNGQNAGLVFTPLKDWSERGPAESADAIAGKAFGVFSQIKDAIVYPLNPPPIPELGNATGFTFRLQDRSGQGHAALTAARNQILGMASQSKILAGVRPEGLEDSPQLQLNIDRDKANALGVSFSAINSTLSTALGSSYVNDFPNQGRQQRVIVQADAPQRLQPEDLARLYVKNTQGTMVPFSSFTTSEWIKGPVQLSRYNGYPAMKISGGAAPGHSTGEAMDEMEALTAKLPPGFGFEWTGQSLEEKTSGSQAPMLYLLSLIAVFLVLAALYESTSIPLAVMLVVPLGILGALLGVTLRGMPNDVYFKVGMITVVGLSAKNAILIIEFAKDLQAEGKGLIEATLEAVHLRFRPILMTSFAFILGVLPLAIKTGAGSGSQRAIGTGVMGGMITATVLAVFLVPVFFVVVRKFFKGSERQQRLHDANKKIDVENQHV from the coding sequence ATGGGCAAGTTTTTCATCGACCGCCCCGTATTTGCGTGGGTGCTCGCCGTATTCATCCTGCTCGGGGGTGCTCTGGCGATCACGCAATTACCGGTGGCCCAGTATCCTTCGATTGCACCGCCGACGATTGTCGTCAGCGCAGCCTATCCCGGCGCTACCGCGCAAACCATCGACGATAGCGTTACCAGCCTGATTGAACAGGAAATGAACGGCGCCGACGGCTTGCAGTACATCGAATCGCAAAGCCAGGCCGACGGCTCCGTATCCATCACCGTGACGTTTTCGCCGGAAACCAACGCCGACCTGGCCGCGGTGGATGTGCAGAACCGCCTGAAACGCGTGGAAGCACGGTTGCCTGCGGTGGTTACGCAGAACGGCGTGCAAGTCACCAAGTCGCGCAGCAACTTCCTGATGTTCATCGGTCTTTCATCGAGCGACGGCAAGCTCGACCCGATCGCGCTGGGCGACTATCTGTCGCGTAACGTGCTCAATGAAATCAAACGCGTGCCAGGCGTCGGCCAGGCACAACTGTTCGGTACCGAACGCGCCATGCGGATCTGGATCGATCCGGCCAAACTGGTTGGCCTGAGTCTGACTCCCGCAGATGTCACTGCCGCAATCACCGCGCAAAATGCGCTGGTCGCCGGCGGTACGCTGGGTGATCTCCCTAGCCCAGGCAGCCAGCAGATTTCTGCCACCGTGGTCGCTACCGGCCAGCTGAATACTGTCGAACAATTCGGCAAGATCCAGCTGCGTGCCAATTCGGATGGTTCCATCGTCCGTCTGCGCGATGTTGCGCGCATCGAAATCGGCGGCCAGTCTTACGCCACTGCCGGCCGTCTCGACGGCAAGCCGACTTCCTTCGTCGGCGTGCAGCTATCGCCGACCGCTAACGCCCTGGGCACCGCGACAGCCGTCAAAGCCAAGATGAAAGAGCTGTCCAAGTACTTCCCTGCCGGCGTCACTTACGAGATCCCTTACGACACCTCGAAATTCGTCAAGATCTCGATTGAAGAAGTGGTCAAGACCCTGGTGGAAGCGATCATCCTGGTGTTCCTGGTGATGTACCTGTTCCTGCAAAACATCCGTTACACCCTGATTCCTACCGTCGTGGTGCCGGTGGCGCTGATGGGTACGTTTGCCACGCTGCTGCTGTTCGGTTTCTCGATCAACGTGCTGACCATGTTCGGCATGGTGCTGGCGATCGGTATCCTGATCGACGATGCGATCGTGGTGGTGGAAAACGTCGAGCGCATCATGAGCGAAGAAGGCTTGTCGCCGCGCGATGCAACCCGCAAGGCAATGGGCCAGATCACCGGTGCGCTGATCGGTATCACCCTGGTGCTGATCGCCGTGTTCATCCCGATGGCTTTCTTCAGCGGCGCGGTGGGCGCGATCTATCGCCAGTTCTCGCTGTCGATGGTGGCGTCCATGGTGTTCTCGGTATTGATGGCATTTACGCTGACGCCGGCGCTGTGCGCCACCATCCTTAAACCGGTGGAAAAAGGTCATCATCACGAGAAAACCGGCTTCTTCGGCTGGTTCAACCGCAAGTTCAACGCTACCACCAACAGCTATCAGGGTTTCGTCGCCAAGATGCTGGGCAAGACCGGCCGCTATCTGCTGGTGTATGGCGCGATCCTGATCTGCGTGGGCTTGCTGTACACCCGTCTGCCAGCATCGTTCCTGCCGAGCGAAGACCAGGGCTACATCGTCACCAACGTGCAGTTGCCTGCCGGCGCCAGCAGCAACCGCACCCTGGAAGTGATCAAGCAGATCGAAGCCTATTACGGTAAGCTGCCTGCGGTCGCCAATGTGGTGGCGATTACCGGCTTCAGCTTCTCCGGCAACGGCCAGAATGCCGGCCTGGTATTCACCCCGCTGAAGGACTGGAGCGAACGCGGACCTGCCGAATCGGCCGATGCGATTGCCGGCAAGGCATTTGGCGTGTTCTCGCAAATCAAGGACGCCATCGTCTATCCGCTGAACCCGCCGCCGATCCCGGAACTGGGTAACGCCACCGGCTTCACCTTCCGTCTGCAAGACCGTTCGGGACAAGGACATGCTGCATTGACCGCAGCGCGTAACCAGATCCTGGGCATGGCATCGCAGAGCAAGATCCTGGCTGGCGTGCGTCCTGAAGGCCTGGAAGATTCGCCGCAGCTGCAGCTCAATATCGACCGCGACAAGGCGAATGCACTGGGCGTATCGTTCAGCGCCATCAACAGCACGCTGTCGACCGCGCTGGGTTCTTCCTACGTCAATGACTTCCCGAACCAAGGTCGTCAGCAACGCGTGATCGTGCAGGCAGATGCGCCGCAACGTCTGCAGCCGGAAGACCTGGCCAGGCTGTATGTCAAGAACACCCAGGGCACCATGGTGCCGTTCTCGTCGTTCACCACCTCTGAATGGATCAAGGGGCCGGTGCAGCTGTCGCGCTATAACGGCTATCCGGCCATGAAAATTTCCGGTGGCGCAGCGCCTGGCCACAGTACCGGTGAAGCGATGGATGAAATGGAAGCGCTGACCGCCAAGCTGCCGCCAGGCTTCGGCTTCGAATGGACCGGCCAGTCGCTGGAAGAAAAGACTTCCGGTTCGCAAGCGCCGATGCTGTACCTGCTGTCGCTGATCGCCGTGTTCCTGGTGCTGGCGGCCCTGTATGAAAGCACTTCGATTCCGCTGGCAGTGATGCTGGTGGTGCCGCTAGGTATTCTCGGCGCCCTGCTGGGGGTTACCTTGCGCGGCATGCCGAACGACGTCTACTTCAAGGTCGGTATGATTACCGTGGTCGGCTTGTCGGCCAAGAATGCGATTCTGATTATCGAGTTCGCCAAAGACCTGCAAGCCGAAGGCAAGGGCCTGATCGAAGCGACGCTGGAAGCAGTCCACCTGCGTTTCCGTCCGATCCTGATGACTTCGTTTGCGTTCATCCTCGGCGTCTTGCCGCTGGCGATCAAGACCGGCGCCGGTTCAGGCAGCCAACGCGCCATCGGTACCGGCGTCATGGGCGGCATGATCACTGCGACAGTACTGGCGGTGTTCCTGGTGCCGGTGTTCTTCGTGGTGGTGCGCAAGTTCTTCAAGGGCAGCGAACGCCAGCAAAGACTGCACGACGCCAACAAAAAAATAGATGTGGAGAATCAGCATGTTTAA
- a CDS encoding efflux RND transporter periplasmic adaptor subunit, translating to MNSVSSISRLTRITLAVAVLSAVAACGKKPDAQGAPPPAGVSIVTIAPERLALTTELPGRLEATRIAQIGARAAGIVLKRTFREGSDVKAGQTLYLIDPAPLRATYDSAQAALAKAEANLTTATLKAQRYKPLVDVNAVSKQDYDDTVAAQKQAAADVASAKAARETASLNLGYATVTSPISGRIGKALVTEGALVGQGEVTQLATVQQIDPIYVNLTQSSTDILKLQEAMRNGQLQNAGQGQAKVTLETEDGHAYPQSGKLLFSDLTVDPNTGSVTLRAEFPNPDHSLLPGMYVRAKLEQAVNASALTVPQQAVQRDLNGASVFLVGADNKVSVQPVKADTAQGDKWIVTEGLKAGDKVIVDGLQKVKPGAVVNPAPWQPAAAKAATAAAPAAPQADSTSKAK from the coding sequence ATGAATTCAGTTAGCTCTATCAGTCGTCTCACGCGTATCACCCTGGCTGTCGCGGTATTGTCCGCGGTCGCCGCCTGCGGCAAAAAGCCGGATGCTCAAGGTGCTCCACCTCCAGCCGGCGTTTCCATCGTCACCATCGCACCGGAACGGCTTGCTCTTACCACCGAATTGCCTGGCCGCCTGGAAGCCACCCGCATCGCCCAGATCGGCGCTCGCGCCGCCGGCATCGTGCTCAAACGCACTTTCCGCGAAGGCAGCGACGTCAAAGCCGGCCAGACCCTGTATCTGATCGATCCGGCGCCATTGCGCGCCACCTACGACAGCGCACAGGCAGCGCTGGCCAAGGCTGAGGCAAATCTGACTACCGCCACACTCAAGGCCCAGCGCTATAAACCGCTGGTCGACGTGAACGCCGTCAGCAAGCAGGATTACGACGACACCGTGGCAGCACAAAAGCAAGCCGCGGCAGATGTCGCCTCGGCCAAGGCCGCGCGCGAAACCGCCAGCCTGAACCTGGGCTACGCCACCGTGACTTCGCCGATTTCCGGCCGCATCGGCAAGGCATTGGTCACCGAAGGCGCACTGGTCGGCCAGGGCGAAGTCACCCAGTTGGCGACCGTGCAGCAGATCGATCCGATCTACGTCAACCTGACCCAGTCCAGCACCGACATCCTGAAGTTGCAGGAAGCGATGCGCAACGGCCAGCTGCAAAACGCCGGCCAGGGCCAAGCCAAGGTCACGCTGGAAACAGAAGATGGCCATGCTTATCCGCAATCGGGCAAGCTGCTGTTTTCCGACCTGACGGTGGATCCGAATACCGGCTCCGTCACCTTGCGTGCCGAGTTCCCTAACCCGGACCACAGCCTGCTACCGGGTATGTACGTGCGCGCCAAGCTTGAACAGGCTGTCAATGCGTCCGCCCTGACCGTGCCGCAACAGGCCGTCCAGCGCGACCTCAACGGCGCCTCGGTGTTCCTGGTCGGTGCCGACAACAAGGTATCCGTGCAGCCGGTCAAGGCCGATACTGCGCAAGGCGACAAATGGATCGTCACTGAAGGCTTGAAAGCTGGCGACAAGGTCATCGTCGACGGTTTGCAAAAGGTGAAACCGGGCGCAGTGGTCAATCCAGCGCCTTGGCAACCAGCAGCTGCTAAAGCAGCAACTGCAGCCGCACCCGCCGCTCCGCAAGCTGATTCAACATCTAAAGCTAAATAA
- a CDS encoding TetR/AcrR family transcriptional regulator: MNCPFSSKPRWARRKEARPQELLAAALDIFVERGFAATRLGDVATRAGVSKGTLYLYFENKEELFKAVVRENMLPILDEAEDIIDGYGGSSADLFRELILGWWERIGATKVAGITKLMMAESGNFPELATFYREEVSARGDAMIVRMLERGVERGEFRAIDVRQTANVVIAPVIMLMMWQQAFNPCHAEPLDSASYLESFIDLCLNGLQMPPHPAPA, translated from the coding sequence ATGAACTGCCCTTTCAGCTCCAAACCCCGTTGGGCAAGACGTAAAGAAGCACGTCCGCAGGAATTGCTGGCGGCTGCGCTGGATATATTTGTCGAACGCGGCTTCGCCGCCACCCGGCTGGGTGATGTTGCGACCAGGGCCGGGGTGTCGAAAGGGACGCTGTACCTGTATTTTGAAAACAAGGAAGAGCTGTTCAAGGCCGTGGTGCGCGAAAACATGCTGCCGATCCTGGATGAAGCCGAAGACATCATCGACGGCTACGGCGGCAGCAGCGCCGACCTGTTCCGCGAGCTGATCCTGGGTTGGTGGGAGCGTATCGGCGCCACCAAGGTGGCTGGCATCACCAAGCTGATGATGGCGGAATCTGGCAATTTCCCGGAGCTGGCGACGTTTTACCGCGAGGAAGTCAGCGCCCGCGGCGACGCCATGATCGTGCGCATGCTCGAGCGCGGCGTCGAGCGCGGCGAATTCCGCGCCATCGACGTGCGCCAGACCGCCAACGTGGTGATCGCGCCGGTGATCATGCTGATGATGTGGCAACAAGCGTTCAACCCCTGCCATGCGGAACCGCTGGATTCGGCAAGCTATCTGGAGAGTTTTATCGATTTGTGCCTGAATGGCTTGCAAATGCCGCCGCACCCCGCACCCGCCTGA
- a CDS encoding aminotransferase class V-fold PLP-dependent enzyme, translating to MTEIYLDANATTAVLPAAIDAAARAMKECFGNPSSSHATGIQAKTMMSQVRQRAARLLGAGDGRLMFNSGATEGIQTAVLSALCALREKQSAGQRIGKFLLYGATEHKAVPESLAHWNHLLGLQLELKKLPVDQHGQHDLAALRQLAGDAALVCTMAANNETGVISELAQIEAVLQHSGSSAYWLVDCVQALGKMPLDLKATRIDYATFSGHKLYAPKGIGMLYVRPGAPFTPLIMGGGQESGQRSGTENMAGIAALGAVLGALEDGATFRSHQQLYDFRTRLVASLRIAFPGIVFNQPLEKTLPTTLNFSVPGLASKELLDLFDAAQLRVSSGSACSAAKSAPSYVLEAMQLPHWRSSSAIRMSFGPLADEAFISAACARIEHCGLAWRQSMAAATAPASAGGEVLRFHLDGANAWLLADEASQSCVIIDPSPLLVERLASHVRSRGYQLRAILSTGALSEHEENRRELAQALGSPEGPGSDAFGWPAPDDAELALGTLRLLRKSQGEHQIYLLGDAKAETSAARFAFIGALPAAALDPALVTPDTLLCPARDETSLLCTSLRAEQHPGDDSASDMNLETAALAPFLAAHPGALLIDVREAYEHAAGMTSASGQTVLHVPLSHLVSHLHQWLHGAQVPLVFFCRSGNRSGKAVACLRRLGYRNAWQLNGGLALASTTLQLDYPKAA from the coding sequence ATGACTGAAATATATCTCGACGCCAACGCCACCACTGCCGTCTTACCCGCCGCGATCGACGCCGCCGCCCGCGCCATGAAGGAATGCTTTGGCAACCCCAGCAGCAGCCATGCCACCGGCATCCAGGCCAAGACCATGATGAGCCAGGTGCGGCAACGCGCCGCGCGCCTGCTTGGCGCCGGCGACGGCCGCCTGATGTTCAACAGCGGCGCCACTGAAGGCATCCAGACCGCGGTGCTGTCCGCGCTGTGCGCCTTGCGTGAAAAACAGTCGGCCGGCCAGCGTATCGGCAAGTTCTTGCTATACGGTGCAACCGAACACAAAGCCGTTCCAGAAAGCCTGGCGCACTGGAACCATCTGCTGGGCTTGCAGCTTGAACTGAAAAAGCTGCCGGTCGATCAACATGGCCAGCACGATCTCGCCGCCCTGCGCCAGCTGGCCGGCGATGCCGCGCTGGTATGCACCATGGCCGCCAACAACGAGACCGGTGTCATCTCCGAGCTGGCGCAGATAGAAGCGGTATTGCAACACAGCGGCAGCAGCGCTTACTGGCTGGTCGACTGCGTCCAGGCGCTGGGCAAGATGCCGCTGGACCTGAAGGCGACGCGCATCGACTACGCGACGTTTTCCGGCCACAAGCTGTATGCGCCCAAAGGCATCGGCATGCTGTATGTGCGGCCGGGAGCGCCGTTCACGCCCTTGATCATGGGCGGCGGCCAGGAATCCGGGCAGCGCTCCGGCACCGAAAACATGGCTGGCATCGCCGCCCTCGGCGCGGTGCTGGGCGCCCTGGAAGATGGCGCCACCTTCCGCAGCCATCAGCAACTCTACGATTTCCGTACGCGCCTGGTAGCCAGCCTGCGGATTGCCTTTCCCGGCATCGTATTCAACCAGCCGCTGGAAAAAACGCTGCCGACAACCCTCAACTTCTCCGTGCCGGGACTGGCCAGCAAGGAATTGCTGGACCTGTTCGACGCCGCCCAGCTGCGGGTCAGTTCGGGCAGCGCCTGTTCCGCCGCCAAGAGCGCGCCCAGCTATGTGCTGGAAGCGATGCAGCTGCCGCACTGGCGCAGCAGTTCGGCGATCCGCATGTCGTTCGGACCGCTGGCCGACGAAGCCTTCATCAGCGCTGCCTGCGCCCGCATCGAACATTGCGGCCTGGCCTGGCGCCAGAGCATGGCCGCCGCCACGGCGCCGGCAAGCGCTGGCGGCGAAGTTCTGCGCTTCCATCTGGACGGCGCCAATGCCTGGCTGCTGGCGGATGAGGCCAGCCAGAGCTGCGTCATCATCGATCCGTCGCCATTGCTGGTGGAACGGCTGGCCAGCCATGTGCGCAGCCGCGGCTACCAGCTGCGTGCGATTCTCAGCACCGGGGCGCTATCTGAACACGAAGAGAACCGGCGTGAACTGGCGCAAGCCCTGGGCTCCCCTGAGGGGCCAGGCAGCGACGCATTTGGCTGGCCGGCGCCGGACGATGCCGAGCTCGCACTGGGTACGCTGAGATTGCTGCGCAAGAGTCAGGGCGAACACCAGATCTATCTGCTGGGCGATGCCAAAGCAGAAACATCTGCGGCGCGTTTTGCCTTCATCGGCGCCTTGCCGGCGGCGGCGCTCGATCCGGCCCTCGTCACGCCAGACACCTTGCTCTGTCCGGCGCGCGACGAAACCAGCCTGCTGTGCACCAGCTTGCGTGCGGAACAACACCCGGGTGATGACAGCGCCAGCGACATGAACCTGGAAACAGCGGCTCTCGCGCCTTTCCTGGCCGCCCATCCCGGCGCCTTACTGATCGATGTGCGCGAAGCCTATGAGCATGCTGCGGGGATGACATCGGCATCCGGGCAAACAGTCTTGCATGTGCCGCTCAGCCACCTTGTCTCCCACCTGCATCAATGGCTGCATGGCGCTCAAGTACCCCTGGTATTTTTCTGCCGCAGCGGCAACCGCAGCGGCAAGGCCGTCGCCTGCCTGCGCCGGCTCGGCTACCGGAACGCCTGGCAGCTCAATGGCGGACTAGCCCTGGCCAGCACCACGCTCCAGCTGGATTACCCCAAGGCAGCCTGA
- a CDS encoding TolC family outer membrane protein, with amino-acid sequence MRNTLMASLIASALLALNAHAVDLVQTYQQALANDPVYTSARYALSAGNEASVQGRAALLPVVGFGGNYSRSGQSWNTITNNYSLQLTQPLFRPAYWQQYQESKLSVAASEVRFAQAQQDLILRVSQAYFDTLTAQDVLASLQAQKSAIAEQLASAKRNFEVGTATITDTNEAQASYDLVIAQEIAATNNLEVARNVLQQIIGKPPAPLATLRPGVQLSAPQPAAIETWVSSAEDQNFGVVGQQIALDTAKYDIKKARAGHLPTVDLIASRAHADVSGSDIPFNNVTQTANSIGVQWTIPLYAGGAVNSSVRQAVALEDKARADLENARRTAALNARQAYLGVSSGLAQVKAYEAAEISSQSSLDSNRLGYQVGVRINIDVLNAQQQLFSTRRDLAKARYDTLMNSLKLKSAVGTLKEEDLQQVNVLLTPAVY; translated from the coding sequence ATGCGCAATACCTTGATGGCCTCCTTGATTGCGAGCGCGTTGCTGGCCTTGAACGCGCATGCGGTCGACCTGGTGCAAACCTACCAGCAGGCGCTGGCCAACGACCCGGTCTACACCAGCGCCCGCTACGCGCTCAGCGCCGGCAACGAGGCCAGCGTGCAAGGCCGCGCGGCGCTGTTGCCGGTGGTCGGCTTTGGCGGCAATTACAGCCGCTCCGGACAATCGTGGAACACCATCACCAACAACTATAGCCTGCAGCTGACGCAGCCGCTGTTCCGCCCCGCTTACTGGCAGCAGTACCAGGAAAGCAAGCTGTCGGTGGCCGCCAGCGAAGTCCGCTTCGCCCAAGCGCAGCAGGACTTGATCCTGCGCGTCAGCCAGGCTTACTTCGATACGCTGACGGCGCAGGATGTGCTGGCTTCCCTACAGGCGCAGAAGAGCGCGATCGCCGAACAGCTGGCGTCCGCCAAGCGCAATTTTGAAGTCGGCACGGCGACCATTACCGATACCAACGAAGCGCAAGCCAGCTACGATCTGGTGATCGCGCAGGAAATCGCCGCCACCAACAACCTGGAAGTCGCGCGCAATGTGCTGCAGCAGATCATCGGCAAGCCGCCTGCCCCATTGGCGACCTTGCGCCCCGGCGTGCAGCTGAGCGCGCCGCAGCCGGCCGCCATAGAAACCTGGGTCAGCAGCGCCGAGGATCAGAATTTCGGCGTGGTCGGCCAGCAGATTGCGCTGGATACGGCCAAGTACGACATCAAGAAAGCTCGCGCCGGCCATCTGCCGACAGTCGACCTGATTGCCAGCCGCGCGCACGCCGACGTCAGCGGCAGCGATATCCCTTTCAACAATGTTACGCAGACCGCCAACTCGATCGGCGTGCAGTGGACCATTCCTCTGTATGCCGGCGGCGCCGTCAACAGCAGCGTGCGCCAGGCAGTCGCCCTGGAAGACAAGGCCCGCGCCGACCTGGAAAATGCGCGCCGGACCGCGGCATTGAATGCGCGCCAGGCCTACCTCGGCGTCAGCAGCGGCCTGGCTCAGGTGAAGGCTTATGAAGCGGCGGAAATTTCGAGCCAGTCATCGCTGGATTCCAACCGTTTGGGCTACCAGGTGGGCGTACGCATCAATATCGATGTGTTGAATGCGCAACAGCAGCTGTTTTCCACGCGCAGGGATTTGGCCAAGGCCCGCTACGATACCTTGATGAACAGCCTCAAACTGAAGTCAGCGGTAGGCACCTTGAAAGAAGAAGATCTGCAGCAGGTCAATGTCTTGCTGACGCCCGCAGTTTATTGA
- a CDS encoding protein-L-isoaspartate O-methyltransferase family protein, whose product MNIEQARFNMIEQQIRPWNVLDLDVLELLTVVRREDFVPAAYKSLAFSDTEIPLPGANGESMLAPKVEARLLQEAAIKKHEQVLEIGSGSGYMAALLCYKARHVTTVEIDPELKALAAGNLAAYGITNVDVMQGNGAQGWDLSETKSFDVIFISGSLSVLPDAFLKQLNVGGRLVAIVGDAPVMFAQIITRTSDTSYSTVNLFETDVKPLREAAVHSQFKF is encoded by the coding sequence ATGAATATCGAACAAGCCCGCTTCAATATGATCGAACAGCAAATTCGCCCGTGGAACGTGCTGGACCTGGACGTCCTGGAATTGCTGACGGTAGTCCGCCGTGAAGATTTCGTACCGGCCGCCTACAAGAGCCTGGCATTTTCCGATACCGAGATCCCGCTGCCAGGCGCTAACGGCGAAAGCATGCTGGCGCCGAAGGTCGAAGCGCGCTTGCTGCAGGAAGCTGCCATCAAGAAACATGAACAAGTATTGGAAATCGGCTCAGGCTCGGGCTATATGGCAGCTTTGCTGTGCTACAAGGCAAGGCATGTCACCACGGTTGAAATCGATCCGGAACTGAAGGCGCTGGCCGCCGGCAACCTGGCTGCCTATGGCATCACCAATGTCGACGTCATGCAAGGCAACGGCGCCCAGGGCTGGGACCTCAGCGAAACCAAGAGCTTCGACGTGATCTTCATCTCGGGTTCGCTGTCGGTGCTGCCGGACGCCTTCCTCAAGCAGCTCAATGTCGGCGGCCGTCTCGTCGCCATCGTCGGCGACGCGCCCGTAATGTTTGCACAGATCATCACCCGCACTTCGGACACCAGCTACAGTACGGTCAATCTGTTTGAAACCGATGTCAAGCCGTTGCGCGAAGCCGCTGTACATTCCCAGTTCAAATTCTAA
- a CDS encoding Lrp/AsnC family transcriptional regulator: protein MNALDKYDHAILAALQIDGSLSVAALSEKIDLSSTPCWKRLKRLEDEGYIERRVAIVNREKIGLPVTVFVSVRTGQHDEKWLSKFAAAVTALPEVQEFHRMSGDVDYLLKVVTTDIQGYDLFYKKLIKISQLYGVSSAFSMEQIKSTTALPLGLVAKTG from the coding sequence ATGAACGCACTTGATAAGTATGATCACGCCATCCTCGCGGCGCTACAAATCGACGGCAGCCTGTCGGTCGCTGCGCTCAGCGAAAAGATCGACCTGTCCAGCACGCCATGCTGGAAGCGCCTGAAACGGCTGGAGGATGAAGGCTATATCGAACGCCGCGTCGCCATCGTCAACCGCGAGAAGATTGGCTTGCCGGTGACGGTGTTCGTCAGCGTGCGTACCGGCCAACATGACGAGAAATGGTTGTCGAAGTTCGCAGCGGCCGTGACGGCCTTGCCGGAAGTCCAGGAATTCCATCGCATGAGCGGCGATGTCGACTATCTGCTGAAAGTCGTCACCACGGACATTCAGGGCTACGACCTTTTTTACAAGAAGCTGATCAAGATCTCGCAGCTGTACGGTGTTTCATCGGCATTCTCGATGGAACAGATCAAATCCACCACGGCGCTGCCGCTGGGGCTGGTCGCCAAGACCGGCTGA
- a CDS encoding TetR family transcriptional regulator has product MARSTKEEALETRGRILDAAAEVFHQHGVARTTLADVASAADVTRGAIYWHFKNKSDLFDAMCERVRLPMEAMIEKTADENAHDPLNQFRNRCLFTLQEATLNLQSRKIFEIVLHKCELVDPQDPIYIRQHECFLQGRTDIERLLRFAVAKGQLPRDLDPILAAVMVQGLLFGILNNWTFSPHSFDLTENVSKVVDNCIHMFKTSPFMLKNAPA; this is encoded by the coding sequence ATGGCTAGAAGTACAAAAGAAGAAGCACTGGAAACGCGCGGTCGCATCTTGGATGCGGCCGCGGAGGTGTTTCATCAGCACGGCGTGGCGCGCACTACGCTGGCGGATGTCGCCAGCGCTGCCGACGTCACGCGCGGCGCTATCTATTGGCACTTCAAGAACAAGAGCGATTTATTCGATGCCATGTGCGAGCGGGTGCGCCTGCCGATGGAAGCGATGATCGAAAAAACCGCCGACGAAAATGCGCACGATCCGTTAAATCAATTCCGCAACCGATGCTTGTTTACCTTGCAAGAAGCGACGCTCAATCTGCAGTCGCGCAAAATCTTTGAAATCGTTCTGCACAAGTGCGAACTGGTGGATCCGCAGGATCCGATTTATATCCGCCAGCATGAGTGTTTTTTGCAAGGCCGTACCGATATAGAACGCTTGCTGCGCTTTGCGGTGGCAAAAGGGCAGCTGCCGCGCGATTTAGATCCTATCTTGGCTGCGGTCATGGTGCAAGGGTTGTTGTTCGGTATTTTGAACAACTGGACCTTCAGTCCGCACAGCTTCGATCTCACCGAGAACGTATCGAAAGTGGTCGACAACTGCATCCACATGTTCAAGACCTCGCCGTTCATGCTGAAAAACGCGCCGGCCTGA